Proteins co-encoded in one Quercus robur chromosome 8, dhQueRobu3.1, whole genome shotgun sequence genomic window:
- the LOC126694687 gene encoding F-box/FBD/LRR-repeat protein At5g56420-like translates to MEDSSTTNGEDWISRLPDSLLCHILSFLSPKEAVGTSILSKRWENLRTSVPSLYFCDTFTTDCGNYMNKVNCFIDYVNWVLAHRDGFAIEKCNLSCYTLHASAHLYSWTCAVIACIVQELTIKSELFRVGRLPWCLLTCKTLVVLKIHGRFVLNFPTFICLPRLKFLYLNSVIYGDDASMQKLFSSCPVLEDLVIKRHDWDGVGIMNISVPSLKRLSIFSLSLRSIGNYEYKVVINTPNLEYLEIDDYMYEDYSVNSSPSLVEACIQGTCVFGLLDGISQVKLLALSGDAMQSLHNIVPILPIFYNLTHLKLGLEDNVGWELLPNILQSSPNLKVLNFKEGLVKPFNKGIFQFSWNPPRCVPHCLLLHLKTIEIHNFLGTPDEVKLVKYLLRHAKVLVLMTIYWYDLMMDSESLTTMVKRKVDISKSPRGSNICQLIFHDLLY, encoded by the exons ATGGAGGATTCAAGTACCACCAATGGTGAAGACTGGATTAGTAGGTTACCAGATTCACTTCTTTGTCACATACTCTCATTTCTTTCACCAAAGGAAGCAGTTGGGACTAGCATCTTGTCAAAGAGATGGGAGAACCTACGGACTTCTGTCCCCAGTCTTTATTTTTGTGATACCTTTACGACTGACTGTGGTAATTACATGAACAAGGTAAATTGCTTTATTGATTATGTAAACTGGGTTCTTGCTCATcgtgatggatttgccattgaaAAATGCAATCTCTCATGCTACACATTACATGCATCAGCACATCTTTATTCATGGACTTGTGCTGTGATTGCTTGTATTGTTCAAGAGCTAACAATTAAGTCTGAGCTTTTCCGAGTTGGACGGTTGCCATGGTGCCTTCTCACATGCAAAACACTTGTGGTTTTAAAAATTCATGGAAGATTTGTGCTCAACTTCCCAACATTTATTTGTTTGCCAAGACTTAAGTTCCTTTATCTGAACTCGGTTATATATGGGGATGATGCTTCAATGCAAAAGCTCTTTTCTAGTTGTCCTGTCCTTGAAGATTTGGTCATAAAGAGGCATGACTGGGATGGTGTGGGGATTATGAATATCTCTGTACCTTCATTGAAAAGATTGTCAATATTTTCCTTAAGTCTGAGAAGCATAGGAAATTATGAGTACAAGGTTGTCATTAATACCCCAAATCTTGAGTATCTTGAAATTGATGATTATATGTATGAAGATTATTCAGTGAATTCCTCACCCTCTTTGGTTGAAGCATGCATCCAAGGTACATGTGTATTTGGACTTCTTGATGGAATCTCTCAAGTCAAGCTTTTAGCATTATCTGGTGATGCTATGCAG TCTCTGCACAATATTGTTCCCATCCTCCCCATCTTTTATAATCTCACCCATTTGAAGCTTGGACTTGAAGACAATGTTGGTTGGGAACTACTACCAAATATACTTCAGAGTTCACCCAATCTCAAAGTTCTTAACTTTAAGGAG GGACTTGTAAAACCTTTCAACAAAGGAATCTTTCAATTCAGCTGGAATCCGCCTAGATGTGTGCCACATTGTCTGCTCTTGCATCTTAAGACAATTgaaattcacaattttcttgGAACACCAGATGAGgtaaaacttgtaaaatatttgcTGAGGCATGCAAAAGTTTTGGTATTGATGACAATATATTGGTACGATTTAATGATGGACTCAGAAAGCCTAACGACAATGGTAAAGAGGAAAGTTGATATATCAAAGTCTCCAAGAGGTTCAAATATCTGTCAACTCATATTTCATGATTTGTTGTATTGA